One genomic segment of Gottschalkia acidurici 9a includes these proteins:
- a CDS encoding bacteriocin-associated integral membrane family protein produces MKKTYRLLILLFFILFTIIFTKYYGMYESSRIFTGRYDASIHLTIVEDISKEDVLSTLEDYGKRYDMDIERAIAFPGDGKNRKSLTAYVSINDFDWFNGVLSIKGGKKLNSNLKEGEFLSNIDTKDKKQVGRFSIFDDSSREIYIRPLSDMKNRLIETDYKLHLNNDRYTLNEVISTINSEQKSFSVKESSVNSFVDMNEYSIYSMYYIIILLFFILFLGILLFLYEVIGRSKSFGIKKLYGYSDFKIVSEIFKEDILKVIALSNISSILFITISLYFKNGLAGFKQYISIYLLLICAVDIILMIIMTVIVSLFKGKDNIQLMLKGKRRNIILLNTIMKIMMSIIVILTLTLNLNTFNNYKAKSDNLENWDKARNLGFIGFKFPGDAIDTIISFYPYEVKLGSLWNDINDNGGIMAGYQQLVTNDIIEKERIQPNLAYMMLVNENYLKENTVLDENGDRIREIDDDEDTVTVLVPSQFKNKEKLLKDSLRYIHLGHYDLVNIFYKEALEIKEGKRKSEQGMEEFKEYLEKEYSFLKQKIIYTANDQRLFTYDTGEMNLYRKDFKGYYNDIDKTITDPILFIMTNDNLKENLKVSSLTSGTMKFRFEDYKYPEDGIVPLLEKHELLDSLVVMTTVYDYAVDDINNTKTMLMLSGGISVSCILIILGLIFYESTSYLYRNRKKIGVLKLYGLNFLNRYKSYFIMISAVDLIIIIISTIIGQMYLKRFVAISTKVYYLIITIGILFYLLELIITYLYLSKKEDKSILDGLKGEL; encoded by the coding sequence ATGAAAAAAACATACAGGTTATTGATACTTTTATTTTTTATTTTATTTACTATTATATTTACTAAATATTATGGAATGTACGAATCTTCAAGAATTTTCACAGGAAGATATGATGCTTCTATACATTTAACTATAGTAGAAGATATTTCAAAAGAGGATGTATTAAGCACTTTAGAGGACTATGGTAAAAGGTATGACATGGATATTGAAAGAGCAATAGCTTTTCCTGGAGATGGAAAAAATAGAAAGAGCTTAACAGCATATGTATCTATAAATGACTTTGATTGGTTTAACGGTGTTTTATCCATTAAAGGTGGAAAAAAGTTAAATTCTAATTTAAAAGAAGGAGAATTTTTAAGCAATATAGATACAAAGGATAAAAAACAAGTGGGTAGGTTTTCCATATTTGATGATAGCTCCAGAGAAATATACATTCGACCTTTATCAGATATGAAAAACAGACTTATTGAAACCGACTATAAACTACATTTAAATAATGATAGATATACTTTAAATGAAGTAATTAGCACTATAAACAGTGAACAGAAAAGTTTTTCTGTAAAAGAGAGTTCTGTTAATTCATTTGTGGATATGAATGAGTACTCTATATATTCTATGTATTATATAATTATTTTATTATTTTTCATACTATTTTTAGGTATACTGCTGTTTCTTTATGAGGTTATTGGAAGAAGTAAGAGTTTTGGAATAAAAAAGCTATACGGATACTCAGACTTTAAGATAGTATCTGAAATATTCAAAGAAGATATTTTAAAGGTTATAGCTTTATCTAATATCTCTTCAATTTTATTTATAACTATTTCACTATACTTTAAAAATGGTTTAGCAGGATTTAAACAATACATAAGTATTTATCTCTTATTAATATGTGCAGTAGACATAATATTGATGATAATAATGACAGTAATTGTGTCACTTTTTAAAGGAAAAGATAACATACAGTTGATGTTAAAGGGTAAAAGAAGGAATATCATATTATTGAATACAATTATGAAGATTATGATGTCTATTATTGTCATATTGACTTTAACTTTAAACCTCAATACCTTTAATAATTATAAGGCTAAAAGTGATAATTTAGAAAATTGGGACAAGGCAAGAAATTTAGGATTTATAGGATTTAAATTTCCAGGTGATGCAATTGATACTATAATAAGTTTTTATCCATATGAAGTGAAGTTGGGGAGTCTTTGGAATGATATCAATGATAATGGAGGAATAATGGCTGGTTATCAGCAATTAGTTACAAATGATATAATTGAAAAAGAAAGGATACAGCCTAATCTAGCATATATGATGCTAGTAAATGAAAATTATTTAAAAGAAAATACTGTATTAGATGAGAATGGAGATAGAATAAGGGAAATAGATGATGATGAGGATACAGTTACAGTACTTGTACCAAGTCAATTTAAGAATAAAGAAAAATTATTAAAGGATTCTCTTAGATATATTCACTTAGGTCACTATGATCTTGTAAATATTTTTTATAAAGAGGCTTTAGAAATTAAAGAAGGAAAAAGAAAAAGCGAACAAGGAATGGAAGAATTTAAAGAATATCTTGAAAAAGAATATTCGTTTTTAAAACAAAAAATCATCTATACAGCAAATGATCAGAGATTATTTACTTATGATACTGGAGAAATGAATCTATATAGAAAAGATTTCAAAGGATACTATAATGATATTGATAAGACTATTACAGATCCAATACTTTTTATAATGACTAATGACAATTTAAAAGAGAACTTAAAAGTTAGTTCACTAACGAGTGGCACAATGAAATTTAGATTTGAAGATTATAAATATCCTGAAGATGGAATAGTACCTTTACTAGAAAAACATGAATTGTTAGACAGTTTAGTAGTAATGACTACAGTTTATGACTATGCTGTTGATGATATAAACAATACAAAAACTATGCTTATGCTTTCAGGGGGTATATCTGTTAGTTGTATTTTAATAATACTAGGTTTAATTTTTTATGAAAGTACAAGCTATTTATATAGAAATAGAAAAAAAATAGGTGTATTAAAATTATATGGACTAAACTTTTTAAATAGATATAAGAGTTATTTTATTATGATTTCAGCAGTAGATTTAATAATAATAATTATATCTACTATAATAGGGCAGATGTATTTAAAAAGATTTGTAGCCATATCAACTAAAGTATATTACTTGATAATTACGATAGGTATATTGTTTTATTTACTAGAACTAATTATAACATATTTATATCTAAGTAAGAAAGAAGATAAGTCAATACTAGACGGTCTTAAAGGAGAATTATAA